In Pseudobacter ginsenosidimutans, the following are encoded in one genomic region:
- a CDS encoding efflux RND transporter permease subunit: protein MIADTFIKRPVTAIVISIVIVLVGLIALTTLPVAQYPDITPPAVSVSGTFTGSDAETVEQTTTTAIETQINGTPGMSYISSNSTSAGQASVNVTFDIGTNIDIAALDVQNRVSVAEPTLPDVVKRLGVTVRKRNPSIMMVMTLFSPNGTHDATFLGNYANIYVKDALLRVKGVGDITSIGDDFAMRIWLNPEKLANLKITPTEVMAALSEQNLQVAGGTIGGNPQPSSQTFEYSVLTNSRLNRVPDFENIVVRSNPAQGSIVYLKDLARVELAKFNYGFNAFVNGKRAAFMLIYQAPGANALDTYEGIMKAMGELKKSFPKDVDFISPFETVSVVKVSINEVIHTLVEALLLVTLVVFIFLQSWRATLIPLLAIPVSIIGTFIFFIPLDFTINTLTLFGFVLAIGIVVDDAIVVVEAVQHYIDHENLSPKEATMQAMKDISAPVIAIALILAAVFVPVGFVPGIVGRLYQQFAITIAVSVLLSAFVALSLTPALCILLLKPSKKEGEKKNILERFFAAFNKWFDRVSTKYTRGVGKWIKATPYVLVMLVCLFVGLFFLFKSKPSGFIPTEDEGRLFVTYEMPEATSTTRSIAMLDTLMARLLKMPQVKAVGGIAGLNVISFSNKSNMGTIFVSLKDWDQRKNKQDHVQGVIGQVMASTRDLKEARILAIAPPAIPGLGQTAGFTFELQQTTSTDNIKQFEAVAQKFLGALYQRPEIGMAYTFFNTKTPSYKVNVDREKAKKLGVTVSDVYSTMSTLLGSSYVNDFNIYGRNFRVMAQADSSFRATLQNLNSYYVRNSQGNMVPLSSLVTTQVVEAPAVISHYNIYRSIEINGSPKPGYSSGQAINALREVAAQVLPAGYGYEFSGLSREEIKAGDSTVTIFMISIVFVFLFLAALYESWSVPFSVLFAVPIGAFGSILTLTFMPNLTNNVYAQIGLITLIGLSAKNAILIVEFAKERVDRGMDILHATLQAVQLRLRPIIMTSLAFILGVLPLAFSSGAGSEARKTIGWTVFGGMLAATTLAIFVVPVLFVLITKLSFGKKLKKLQQEREMEAKVDRDIQQS, encoded by the coding sequence ATGATAGCGGATACTTTTATAAAACGGCCAGTTACTGCCATCGTGATCTCGATCGTGATCGTGCTGGTGGGCCTTATCGCCCTCACCACCTTACCAGTGGCGCAGTACCCCGATATCACGCCCCCGGCCGTGAGCGTATCAGGAACCTTTACCGGGTCGGATGCTGAAACGGTGGAACAGACCACCACCACCGCCATTGAAACACAGATCAATGGTACACCCGGCATGAGCTATATTTCCAGTAACAGTACCAGCGCCGGACAGGCCAGTGTGAACGTTACTTTCGATATCGGAACCAATATCGATATCGCCGCCCTCGACGTGCAGAACCGCGTGAGCGTGGCCGAACCTACTCTTCCCGATGTGGTGAAAAGACTCGGTGTAACAGTAAGGAAGCGTAACCCCAGTATCATGATGGTGATGACCCTGTTCTCACCCAATGGCACACACGACGCTACCTTCCTCGGCAACTACGCCAACATTTACGTGAAAGACGCCCTCCTTCGCGTGAAAGGTGTGGGTGATATCACTTCAATTGGTGACGACTTTGCGATGCGGATCTGGCTCAACCCGGAGAAGCTCGCCAACCTCAAGATCACACCAACAGAAGTGATGGCAGCGCTTTCTGAACAGAATCTGCAGGTGGCCGGCGGTACCATCGGCGGTAACCCCCAGCCCAGTTCACAGACTTTCGAGTACAGCGTTCTGACCAATAGCCGTCTCAACCGTGTGCCCGACTTCGAGAACATCGTGGTGCGCAGCAATCCTGCACAGGGATCTATCGTATACCTGAAAGATCTTGCACGCGTGGAGCTGGCCAAATTCAACTACGGCTTCAACGCCTTCGTGAACGGAAAACGCGCCGCCTTCATGCTGATCTACCAGGCGCCCGGCGCCAATGCCCTCGATACCTATGAAGGCATCATGAAAGCCATGGGCGAATTGAAGAAATCATTCCCGAAGGATGTAGACTTCATCTCTCCATTCGAAACGGTTTCCGTAGTGAAAGTGAGTATCAATGAGGTGATCCACACACTGGTGGAAGCCTTGCTGCTGGTAACACTGGTAGTATTCATCTTCCTCCAGAGCTGGCGTGCAACCCTGATCCCGCTGTTAGCCATCCCCGTTAGTATCATCGGTACATTCATTTTCTTCATACCACTCGACTTCACCATCAATACACTGACCCTGTTCGGTTTCGTACTGGCCATCGGTATCGTGGTGGATGACGCCATCGTGGTAGTGGAAGCGGTACAGCATTATATCGATCACGAGAACCTGAGCCCGAAAGAAGCGACAATGCAGGCGATGAAAGATATCTCTGCGCCGGTAATCGCCATCGCGCTGATCCTTGCGGCCGTGTTCGTGCCGGTAGGATTTGTACCGGGTATCGTGGGACGATTGTATCAGCAGTTCGCGATCACGATTGCGGTCTCGGTGTTATTATCAGCCTTCGTGGCCCTCTCACTCACACCTGCCTTGTGTATCCTGCTCCTGAAGCCAAGTAAGAAAGAAGGTGAAAAGAAGAATATCCTTGAAAGGTTCTTCGCCGCTTTCAACAAATGGTTCGATCGCGTGAGCACCAAATACACCCGTGGCGTAGGCAAGTGGATCAAAGCCACTCCATATGTACTGGTGATGCTGGTGTGTTTGTTCGTTGGACTGTTCTTCCTCTTCAAAAGCAAGCCATCAGGCTTTATCCCAACGGAAGATGAAGGCCGTTTATTTGTTACCTACGAGATGCCCGAAGCAACCAGTACCACGCGCAGCATAGCGATGCTGGACACACTCATGGCGCGCCTGCTGAAAATGCCGCAGGTAAAAGCAGTGGGCGGTATCGCTGGTCTGAACGTGATCAGCTTCTCCAATAAATCAAACATGGGTACCATCTTTGTTAGCCTTAAAGACTGGGACCAGCGGAAGAATAAGCAAGACCATGTGCAGGGCGTGATCGGTCAGGTGATGGCCAGCACCCGCGACCTGAAAGAAGCGCGTATCCTCGCTATCGCACCGCCGGCTATCCCCGGTCTTGGTCAGACAGCAGGTTTCACTTTTGAATTGCAACAAACTACAAGTACAGATAATATCAAACAGTTTGAAGCCGTAGCCCAGAAATTCCTCGGAGCATTGTATCAACGCCCCGAGATCGGAATGGCCTACACATTCTTCAACACCAAAACGCCGAGCTACAAAGTGAATGTTGATCGTGAGAAAGCCAAGAAGCTGGGTGTTACAGTGTCTGATGTGTACAGCACCATGAGTACCCTGCTGGGTAGCTCCTATGTGAATGACTTCAACATTTACGGAAGGAACTTCCGCGTGATGGCGCAGGCAGACAGCAGTTTCCGCGCCACACTGCAAAACCTCAACAGTTACTATGTGCGCAATAGCCAGGGCAATATGGTGCCTCTCAGTTCACTGGTGACCACACAGGTGGTGGAAGCACCGGCCGTGATCTCGCACTACAATATCTACCGTAGTATCGAGATCAACGGTTCACCTAAGCCCGGTTACTCTTCCGGACAGGCTATCAATGCCCTGAGAGAAGTGGCTGCACAGGTACTGCCGGCTGGTTACGGATACGAGTTCTCCGGCCTCAGCCGTGAGGAGATCAAAGCGGGCGACAGCACCGTTACCATCTTCATGATCTCCATCGTGTTCGTGTTCCTCTTCCTGGCGGCATTGTATGAGAGCTGGAGTGTTCCGTTCTCCGTACTGTTTGCCGTTCCGATCGGTGCCTTCGGTTCGATCCTCACACTTACCTTCATGCCTAACCTTACCAATAACGTGTATGCGCAGATCGGTCTGATCACACTGATTGGTCTCTCAGCCAAGAACGCGATCCTGATCGTTGAGTTTGCGAAGGAAAGGGTTGACAGGGGAATGGATATCCTGCACGCAACACTGCAGGCAGTACAGCTTCGTCTCCGTCCGATCATCATGACCTCTCTCGCCTTCATCCTGGGTGTACTGCCACTGGCATTCTCCAGCGGCGCAGGTTCCGAGGCGCGCAAGACCATTGGCTGGACCGTATTCGGCGGTATGCTTGCCGCAACTACGCTCGCCATCTTCGTGGTGCCGGTACTGTTTGTACTGATCACGAAGTTATCTTTCGGTAAGAAGCTGAAGAAATTACAACAGGAAAGAGAAATGGAAGCGAAGGTTGACCGCGATATCCAACAAAGCTGA
- a CDS encoding glutamate-5-semialdehyde dehydrogenase — MKSITPLIIKTSIAAVSLKNVSEKQLKAALNALARELEAGSAALIRANKKDLAKQSPDNPRNDRLLLNEQRIKNIAASIRTIGKLPDPSGKLLESRKLKNGLLLEKVTVPLGVVGAIYESRPNVTFDIAALCIRSRNGCVLKGSSEADNTNKSAIALIKKVLKENGIDPDCVTLLPSERQVVQELFTATKYVDVLIPRGSDSLIQFVRKNSQVPVIETGAGVCHVYVEKDAGMKKALDIVVNAKVSRPSVCNAADTILVDAAVAPEFLKKLHPRLAEHGVEIFAEPKAYKLLKGYPYLQAATEADFGKEFLSLKCAVKVVKDINEALVHIREHSTRHSEAIVSENKKNCERFLREVDAAAVYTNASTRFTDGEEFGLGAEIGISTQKLHARGPFALEKLVTEKWLVRGNGQIR, encoded by the coding sequence ATGAAGTCGATTACACCATTGATAATAAAGACCAGCATCGCTGCTGTGAGTCTGAAGAACGTGAGCGAGAAACAACTGAAGGCTGCGTTGAATGCATTGGCCAGAGAGCTGGAAGCCGGCAGCGCTGCGCTGATCCGAGCCAATAAAAAAGATCTTGCCAAACAATCTCCCGATAATCCGCGTAACGACAGGTTGCTGCTCAATGAGCAGCGCATCAAAAATATTGCGGCCAGTATCCGCACTATCGGCAAATTGCCGGACCCATCCGGAAAGCTGCTGGAAAGCCGCAAACTGAAGAACGGTTTGCTACTGGAAAAAGTAACTGTGCCGCTCGGTGTAGTGGGCGCTATTTATGAATCACGTCCCAATGTTACATTCGATATTGCTGCGCTTTGTATCAGGAGCCGCAATGGTTGTGTGCTCAAAGGCAGCAGCGAAGCAGACAATACCAATAAATCAGCCATTGCGCTGATCAAAAAGGTTTTGAAGGAAAATGGCATCGATCCCGATTGCGTAACCCTCCTGCCATCCGAAAGGCAAGTGGTGCAGGAACTTTTCACAGCCACGAAATATGTGGATGTATTGATCCCCCGCGGATCGGACTCCCTGATCCAGTTCGTGCGCAAGAACAGTCAGGTGCCGGTGATCGAAACAGGTGCCGGTGTTTGTCATGTTTACGTGGAGAAAGATGCAGGGATGAAGAAAGCCCTGGACATTGTGGTGAATGCGAAAGTGAGCCGCCCGTCAGTTTGTAATGCTGCTGATACCATCCTGGTGGATGCAGCAGTTGCGCCTGAGTTCCTGAAGAAATTACATCCCCGTCTCGCCGAGCATGGCGTTGAGATATTTGCTGAGCCTAAGGCGTATAAACTACTAAAAGGCTATCCTTATCTGCAAGCCGCCACGGAGGCAGATTTCGGAAAGGAGTTCCTCAGCCTGAAATGCGCCGTTAAAGTGGTGAAGGATATCAATGAAGCGCTTGTGCATATCCGTGAGCATAGCACCCGGCACTCGGAAGCCATCGTTTCTGAAAATAAAAAGAATTGTGAGCGATTCCTGAGAGAAGTGGATGCGGCAGCGGTGTACACCAATGCGAGTACAAGATTCACCGATGGTGAGGAATTTGGATTGGGAGCAGAGATCGGTATCTCCACGCAGAAACTGCATGCGCGCGGGCCTTTTGCTTTGGAGAAATTAGTAACGGAAAAGTGGTTGGTCCGCGGTAACGGACAGATCAGGTAA
- a CDS encoding DUF6660 family protein — MRLIGYIVAVLVVLLGFVPCADTVNTATAQASAVEQSDEHEHGEYCSPFCHCSCCTTISIPHQVQEISLAVESFSRPNASPYTASVLEVSIPVWQPPQLA, encoded by the coding sequence ATGCGCCTGATCGGATATATCGTTGCTGTTTTGGTGGTCCTGCTGGGATTTGTTCCCTGCGCGGATACCGTCAATACTGCCACGGCCCAGGCAAGTGCGGTAGAGCAGTCTGATGAACATGAGCACGGAGAGTATTGCTCCCCGTTCTGTCATTGTTCCTGCTGTACCACCATCTCTATTCCACACCAGGTACAGGAGATCAGTCTCGCTGTAGAATCTTTCAGCCGTCCTAACGCCAGCCCCTACACGGCATCTGTGCTGGAAGTTTCCATACCTGTATGGCAGCCTCCCCAGTTGGCATAA
- the aspA gene encoding aspartate ammonia-lyase produces MSKMSKNFRKEHDFLGEKEVPNSAYYGVQTLRAKENFDITGIPLSKEPLFIKAFGYVKKAAALANKDCGVLDKKITEAIVFACDELIAGKYTDQFISDLIQGGAGTSTNMNANEVIANIGLEYMGYAKGDYEHLHPNNHVNCSQSTNDAYPTAFRLALYFIIDDFVTSLEKLQASFYKKGKSFKDVLKMGRTQLQDAVPMTLGQEFNAFATTIGEDVQRLKEVQKLITEVNMGATAIGTGVNAPKGYAEKCVKHLAKFSKVPVTLAADLIEATYDAGAYVQLSGTMKRCAVKLSKICNDLRLLSSGPRCGFQEINLPPMQPGSSIMPGKVNPVIPEAVNQTCFYVIGADLTVTMAAEAGQLQLNVMEPVLAFALFTSFEYMTKACDMLREKCIDGITANKERTKDMVMNSIGIVTQLNPILGYEQSADIAREALKTGKSIHDIVVKERKLITQKKWDEIYSIENLINPKFINQ; encoded by the coding sequence ATGAGCAAAATGAGTAAAAATTTCAGGAAGGAACATGACTTCCTCGGAGAAAAAGAAGTGCCAAACAGCGCTTATTACGGCGTTCAAACCTTAAGGGCAAAAGAAAATTTCGACATTACCGGTATCCCCCTCAGCAAAGAACCACTCTTCATCAAAGCCTTCGGCTATGTGAAGAAAGCAGCAGCCCTTGCCAATAAAGACTGTGGCGTGCTGGACAAAAAGATTACCGAAGCCATCGTCTTTGCCTGTGATGAACTGATCGCCGGCAAGTATACAGACCAGTTCATCAGCGATCTCATCCAGGGTGGCGCCGGTACTTCCACCAATATGAACGCGAATGAAGTGATCGCCAATATCGGCCTGGAATATATGGGCTATGCCAAAGGCGATTATGAGCACCTGCATCCCAACAACCATGTGAACTGCTCGCAATCTACCAATGATGCTTATCCCACAGCTTTCCGGCTGGCGCTGTATTTCATCATCGATGATTTTGTAACCTCGCTCGAAAAGCTCCAGGCATCATTTTATAAAAAAGGTAAATCATTCAAAGACGTGTTGAAGATGGGCCGTACTCAATTACAGGACGCTGTTCCCATGACGTTAGGACAGGAGTTCAATGCCTTTGCCACTACCATCGGCGAGGATGTGCAACGCCTCAAAGAAGTACAAAAACTGATCACTGAAGTGAATATGGGCGCCACTGCCATCGGTACCGGCGTGAATGCACCCAAGGGCTATGCTGAAAAATGTGTGAAGCATCTCGCTAAATTCAGCAAGGTTCCTGTGACGCTGGCCGCCGATCTCATCGAAGCTACCTACGATGCAGGCGCCTACGTGCAACTCAGCGGCACCATGAAACGCTGCGCCGTTAAGCTCAGCAAGATCTGTAACGATCTGCGCCTGCTCAGCAGCGGCCCCCGCTGCGGCTTCCAGGAGATCAACCTTCCGCCCATGCAGCCAGGTTCCAGCATCATGCCCGGTAAAGTGAATCCCGTGATCCCCGAAGCCGTGAACCAGACCTGCTTCTACGTGATCGGCGCCGATCTCACTGTTACTATGGCTGCTGAAGCCGGACAATTACAATTGAATGTGATGGAGCCTGTGCTTGCTTTTGCACTCTTCACCTCTTTCGAATACATGACCAAGGCCTGTGACATGCTGCGCGAAAAATGTATCGATGGCATCACAGCCAACAAAGAACGCACAAAGGATATGGTGATGAACAGTATCGGCATCGTTACACAGCTCAATCCCATCCTGGGTTACGAGCAATCCGCCGATATCGCCAGGGAAGCGCTCAAAACCGGAAAATCCATTCACGATATCGTAGTGAAAGAGAGAAAGCTTATCACACAAAAGAAATGGGATGAGATCTACTCCATCGAAAACCTCATCAATCCAAAGTTCATCAACCAGTAA
- a CDS encoding efflux RND transporter periplasmic adaptor subunit: protein MLIRQIQQYTGIGALVILAACGGKNQQQQGGTPQAQAVPVTTFQVEASNASYADLYPATVTALEQSEIRPQVNGYVTGIFFKDGARVSKGQKLYTIDQQAYEATYNQAQANLAVQEANLVKAEKDAARYRELDKHDAIAKQQVDNAEAALAAAQKTVEAARANVRAVQTNVRYTTLTAPFSGTIGISQVKVGTPVYAGQTILNTISSNDPIAVDIPVNQREIYQFTKMQQAGTPAGDSTFKLQFGEDIYPFAGKINLVDRAVDPQTGSIKVRIVFPNAKDMLKPGMSGTLRVHRTSAEAVVIPNKAITEQLGEFFVYVVNGDKVSQTKVLTGQPIGPNIIVKEGLKPGDVIVVQGVQNLREGSQIQVQKDTTAQKKP, encoded by the coding sequence ATGTTGATCCGACAAATTCAGCAATACACAGGAATCGGAGCGCTGGTAATTTTAGCCGCATGTGGCGGTAAGAACCAGCAACAACAGGGTGGCACGCCACAGGCACAGGCCGTACCTGTAACCACATTCCAGGTAGAAGCTTCCAATGCCAGCTATGCAGACCTTTACCCCGCAACGGTAACTGCACTGGAGCAATCAGAGATCCGTCCGCAGGTGAACGGCTACGTTACAGGCATCTTCTTCAAGGATGGCGCCCGTGTAAGCAAGGGACAGAAACTCTATACCATCGACCAGCAGGCTTATGAAGCAACTTACAACCAGGCACAGGCCAACCTCGCTGTGCAGGAAGCCAACCTGGTGAAAGCAGAGAAAGATGCAGCACGCTACCGCGAGCTCGACAAGCATGACGCCATCGCAAAGCAACAGGTAGACAATGCAGAAGCTGCGCTTGCTGCTGCACAGAAAACAGTGGAAGCAGCCCGCGCCAATGTGCGTGCGGTGCAAACCAATGTTAGGTATACCACGCTCACTGCACCCTTCAGCGGTACCATCGGTATCAGCCAGGTGAAAGTGGGAACACCGGTGTATGCTGGTCAAACCATCCTCAATACCATCTCTTCCAACGATCCCATTGCCGTTGACATTCCAGTTAACCAGCGTGAGATCTACCAGTTCACCAAAATGCAGCAGGCAGGCACCCCGGCAGGTGACTCCACTTTCAAGCTGCAGTTTGGAGAAGATATCTATCCATTCGCAGGAAAGATCAACCTGGTAGACCGCGCCGTGGATCCGCAAACAGGATCTATCAAGGTAAGGATCGTTTTCCCCAACGCAAAAGATATGCTGAAGCCCGGTATGAGCGGCACTTTGCGCGTACATCGCACCAGTGCTGAAGCTGTGGTGATCCCCAATAAGGCCATCACCGAGCAGCTCGGCGAATTCTTTGTATACGTAGTGAACGGAGACAAAGTGAGCCAGACCAAAGTACTCACGGGCCAGCCTATCGGACCCAACATCATTGTGAAAGAAGGCCTGAAACCAGGAGATGTGATCGTTGTTCAGGGCGTGCAGAACCTGCGCGAAGGCTCTCAGATCCAGGTTCAAAAAGATACCACAGCGCAGAAGAAACCATAA
- a CDS encoding DUF2490 domain-containing protein, which translates to MKYIVVFLCSLITGFAIGQSPRKQVNDQSQSWFSLNSTFRLNSKWGLVGDIHVRRTNFMSDPNFYFVRAGGGYWFSNQLNFVAGYGHMWLAATKKGERIYLDENRLYGQLAYSSRLGKLSLLHRFRNEHRWRESVVADSLPNTTSFSTRLRYLISLTYPVFKNPSLPQACFANELLVQFGKPILNNTFDQLRLFAGIRQTLGKGWSYDFGYMMLYQQRASGYQYDRNHTLRLFFYYTMNRKTPAAPAPEYEDE; encoded by the coding sequence ATGAAATACATCGTAGTTTTTCTTTGCAGTCTGATTACCGGCTTTGCGATTGGACAATCACCCAGGAAACAGGTGAACGACCAATCGCAGAGCTGGTTTTCTCTCAACTCCACTTTCCGGCTGAACAGCAAATGGGGACTTGTGGGCGATATACATGTGCGCCGCACTAATTTCATGTCTGATCCCAATTTCTATTTTGTACGTGCAGGCGGCGGTTACTGGTTCAGCAACCAGTTGAACTTTGTAGCCGGCTATGGACATATGTGGCTCGCCGCTACCAAAAAAGGAGAAAGGATTTATCTGGATGAGAACCGGCTGTATGGACAACTCGCGTACAGCAGCCGACTCGGCAAACTCAGTCTGCTTCATCGTTTCCGCAATGAACATCGATGGAGGGAATCTGTAGTGGCCGACTCTTTGCCCAATACCACCAGTTTCTCTACGCGACTACGCTATTTGATCAGTCTCACCTATCCAGTATTCAAAAATCCCTCGCTGCCCCAGGCATGCTTCGCCAATGAACTGCTGGTGCAATTCGGGAAACCCATCCTGAATAATACATTCGATCAATTGAGATTATTTGCCGGCATCCGGCAAACACTCGGCAAAGGATGGAGCTATGATTTTGGATATATGATGCTCTACCAGCAACGCGCCAGCGGTTACCAGTATGATCGCAACCATACGCTGCGTTTATTTTTCTATTACACGATGAACAGGAAAACACCGGCAGCTCCTGCGCCGGAGTATGAAGATGAGTAA
- a CDS encoding TolC family protein produces the protein MNKLNALAQHKWKVIILSFLVLPQCLQAQETLDDSTLLDATIENVVRYAIKNQPAVQKALINEAVTETTIKGKLADWYPQLNAAYNLQHNFKVQTAVIGGNPVKLGVDNVSAIQLTATQNIFNRDALLASQTAGDVRRYARQNTGATRIDVAANVSKAFYDVLTTKQQIKTTSEDISRLERSLRDATYQYQAGITDKTDYKRATIALNNAKALLKSNEELLKAKIEYLKALMGYPVNAPLEIKYDTLQMENQIVLDTLQATNYASRIEYQLLETQYKLQQANLKYNKWSFIPNVSANGAYNFNYQNDQFSKLYNTNYPQSFVNLSVTVPLFQGGKRIQNIRNAELQLDLLEADMSDLRNNINAEYSQALASYKANLASYLALKENLDLAQEVYDVINLQYRSGVKTYLEVITAETDLRTARINYYNALYQLLSAKIDVQRALGQINY, from the coding sequence ATGAACAAGTTGAATGCCCTGGCTCAACACAAATGGAAAGTTATCATTCTGTCTTTTCTTGTCTTACCACAATGTCTGCAAGCCCAGGAGACCCTGGACGACAGTACCTTACTGGATGCTACAATCGAAAATGTAGTGCGTTATGCCATTAAGAATCAACCGGCCGTTCAGAAAGCGCTCATCAATGAGGCTGTAACTGAAACCACTATCAAGGGCAAACTGGCCGACTGGTATCCGCAACTCAATGCTGCCTATAACCTGCAACATAACTTCAAGGTGCAAACGGCGGTGATCGGCGGCAATCCGGTGAAACTGGGGGTAGACAATGTCTCCGCCATCCAGCTCACTGCTACTCAGAATATCTTCAACAGAGACGCGCTCCTGGCCAGCCAGACTGCCGGTGATGTGCGGAGATACGCAAGGCAGAACACAGGCGCCACCAGGATCGATGTAGCAGCCAATGTTTCCAAAGCTTTCTACGATGTACTCACTACCAAGCAACAGATCAAAACCACCAGTGAAGATATCAGCCGGCTTGAAAGAAGTCTCAGGGATGCTACCTATCAATATCAGGCAGGCATAACCGATAAAACGGATTATAAGCGCGCCACCATCGCCCTCAACAATGCGAAAGCCCTGCTCAAATCCAATGAGGAACTGCTCAAGGCAAAGATCGAATACCTCAAGGCGCTCATGGGCTATCCAGTGAATGCTCCCCTGGAGATCAAATATGATACCCTCCAGATGGAAAACCAGATTGTGCTGGACACATTGCAGGCTACCAATTATGCAAGCCGTATCGAGTATCAGTTACTGGAAACACAATACAAACTGCAGCAGGCCAATCTCAAATACAATAAATGGAGCTTCATTCCGAATGTATCCGCCAATGGCGCTTACAATTTCAACTACCAGAACGATCAGTTCAGTAAGCTCTACAATACCAACTATCCTCAGTCATTTGTGAACCTCAGCGTAACTGTGCCGCTCTTCCAGGGAGGAAAAAGGATACAGAATATCCGCAATGCGGAATTACAGCTTGACCTGCTGGAAGCTGATATGTCTGACCTGAGGAACAATATCAATGCAGAGTATTCACAGGCGCTCGCTTCCTATAAGGCCAACCTTGCGTCCTATCTCGCATTGAAAGAGAACCTGGACCTGGCGCAGGAAGTATATGATGTGATCAATCTTCAATACAGGAGCGGCGTAAAAACCTACCTGGAAGTGATCACTGCTGAAACCGATCTCAGAACAGCGCGTATCAACTATTACAATGCATTGTACCAGTTGCTGTCAGCCAAAATTGATGTACAGCGCGCATTGGGACAGATCAATTACTAA
- a CDS encoding anaerobic C4-dicarboxylate transporter family protein translates to MIWVQFAILLAAILIGSRMKGIGLGVMGMVGMLIFILVFHMQPGEPPLEVMLIILSVVSAAATLQAAGGMDYLVRLAETILRKNPSKIVFLGPLVTWVFTLFAGTAHINYSILPIIAEVSTKKRIRPERALSISVVASHLAIMASPVSAATATMLGIVRDSGFQLVDILKVSIPATLIGVIVGTLSVLRMGKDLDKDPEFQAKLKDPEFVKKLDASSGNAGPLKPGAKLSVLLFALGVLLIIVFGSFPQTLPNFADVEGFKPNFAVGADGSIRMAAMIEIVMLTVSAAIIIFCKTSTGEVVKASLFSSAAQATLSVFGVVWMSATFMDHNVAAIEQTLGSMVRSAPWTFSFALFIFSMLSFSQAATTRALMPLGLSLGIAPQHLIAMFPAGNGDFFLPGYPTLLAAIQFDNTGSTHIGKYLLNHSFMRPGLVAVSVSVAAGFLLSGILL, encoded by the coding sequence ATGATCTGGGTACAATTTGCAATTCTGCTGGCAGCCATCCTGATTGGCTCGCGCATGAAGGGGATTGGATTGGGTGTGATGGGCATGGTGGGTATGCTGATCTTCATTCTCGTTTTCCATATGCAACCAGGTGAACCACCACTGGAAGTGATGCTCATCATCCTTTCAGTAGTGTCGGCCGCAGCCACATTGCAGGCAGCGGGCGGTATGGATTATCTTGTCAGGCTGGCTGAGACCATCCTCCGCAAGAATCCATCCAAGATCGTTTTCCTGGGGCCGTTAGTAACCTGGGTATTCACACTCTTTGCAGGTACTGCACATATCAATTATTCCATCCTTCCCATCATTGCTGAAGTCAGCACCAAGAAAAGGATCAGGCCCGAAAGGGCATTGAGCATTTCCGTAGTGGCATCACACCTGGCTATCATGGCCAGTCCGGTTTCAGCTGCCACTGCTACCATGCTCGGCATTGTGCGGGACTCGGGATTTCAACTGGTAGACATTCTCAAAGTAAGTATTCCTGCTACGCTCATCGGCGTAATAGTTGGCACACTCTCCGTATTGAGAATGGGCAAGGACCTCGACAAGGATCCGGAGTTCCAGGCCAAACTGAAAGACCCGGAATTCGTAAAAAAACTGGATGCAAGCTCAGGCAACGCCGGGCCATTGAAGCCTGGCGCCAAACTTTCAGTACTACTGTTTGCACTCGGCGTTCTGCTGATCATCGTGTTTGGATCCTTTCCTCAGACCCTGCCCAATTTTGCAGATGTGGAAGGATTCAAACCCAATTTTGCTGTAGGCGCTGATGGCTCCATCCGCATGGCAGCCATGATCGAGATCGTGATGCTGACCGTGTCGGCAGCCATCATCATCTTCTGCAAAACCAGCACAGGCGAAGTAGTGAAGGCAAGTCTGTTCAGTTCCGCAGCACAGGCAACGCTGAGTGTATTCGGAGTGGTATGGATGAGCGCTACCTTCATGGACCATAATGTGGCGGCGATAGAACAGACACTGGGATCGATGGTGAGAAGCGCGCCCTGGACATTCTCTTTCGCGCTCTTTATCTTCTCGATGCTGAGCTTCAGTCAGGCCGCTACCACAAGAGCCCTGATGCCATTGGGGCTGAGCCTGGGTATTGCGCCTCAACACCTGATAGCGATGTTCCCCGCAGGCAATGGTGATTTCTTCCTTCCCGGTTACCCCACCCTGTTAGCAGCTATCCAGTTCGATAACACAGGCTCCACTCATATCGGCAAATACCTGTTGAATCATAGTTTCATGCGCCCCGGACTGGTGGCCGTATCCGTCTCCGTGGCGGCCGGTTTCCTGCTCTCCGGCATTTTACTATAG